A genomic region of Trichothermofontia sichuanensis B231 contains the following coding sequences:
- a CDS encoding ArnT family glycosyltransferase has translation MAIRAIAAVAIAGGIPGYLWVMAWVGQQPVPPRGWERWILVIGSAYGLMILVMLALSYLPGGVSQWQSLAAFDGLSLGLAGWVACQRVSFQTFRQLGQQLRGIGISAHRPVTCTHRGKDLASQPPTTSPSQGEAAWVYPVSSPLWLGLGIWLLVVLGGFYRFAYLGYSDFHGDEARAALRAAAVLQGYEDVLFLHRKGPAEILLPTVMYALTGQLTEAIARSLLALANLTGLLAVLVLGHRLWGPLAGWAAALFLALNGYLIGFGRLVQYQSLVFLMSVLVILVLYRLAQQPQAIARYGVLAALFLATGLLAHYEAAGILLPAGYLLVRIQRSQPATSWRQWCLPLLVLLVPLLAFYIPFLAHPQFADTNAYLGMRLIGEQVLYNHLVSFFQRATIYNTTDYLLLMIGFVLVTLAYGTGRLHPAWAGWSLAMVGLGIGLSVWQPSLLTIAGIDFTGVLFLLPCLAIWLAPGVPPPERLVWLWFGSLFLLTCFRVARPHTHVYVFFIPWGLLSGFGVSLVWSWGRQWLRLAVARRLGLVALSLAIPLSSTYSYLYFIHHRVEIIRDWEQYHPTGLFWKSYQAPDLRKLFGFPYNEGWRVIPLLYQDGIVQGNYQMNEVIWVTYWYIRQAQFCEQDCPYFFLADILDKRDQNADLPETLRQRGYQLFGVVTVKNNPRLRIYQRGISANSVPMVFRFEDYERRFYENFTDANFQLYPPIVSP, from the coding sequence TTGGCAATACGGGCGATCGCAGCGGTGGCGATCGCGGGGGGTATTCCCGGTTATCTCTGGGTTATGGCCTGGGTTGGGCAGCAGCCAGTTCCCCCTAGGGGGTGGGAGCGCTGGATTTTGGTGATTGGCAGTGCCTATGGGCTGATGATCTTGGTGATGCTAGCCCTCAGCTATTTACCGGGAGGGGTAAGCCAGTGGCAGAGCTTGGCTGCCTTTGATGGATTATCCCTGGGGTTAGCAGGTTGGGTTGCTTGCCAGAGGGTTAGCTTCCAGACTTTCAGGCAATTAGGCCAGCAACTGCGTGGGATCGGGATATCCGCTCATAGGCCAGTTACCTGTACCCATCGGGGCAAAGATCTTGCCTCCCAGCCCCCGACCACTTCTCCGAGCCAGGGAGAAGCGGCGTGGGTTTACCCAGTATCATCGCCGCTGTGGTTGGGGTTAGGCATTTGGCTGCTGGTGGTTTTGGGGGGGTTTTATCGGTTCGCTTACCTGGGCTATTCCGACTTTCACGGGGATGAGGCACGGGCTGCTCTACGGGCCGCAGCGGTACTCCAGGGGTATGAAGATGTGCTGTTTCTGCATCGCAAGGGACCCGCAGAAATTCTGCTGCCAACCGTCATGTATGCTCTGACGGGCCAGTTAACTGAGGCGATCGCCCGTTCCCTGTTGGCCCTGGCTAATCTGACGGGCTTACTGGCGGTATTGGTTTTAGGACATCGCCTGTGGGGACCGTTAGCGGGTTGGGCTGCTGCCCTTTTCCTGGCACTCAATGGCTATCTGATTGGCTTTGGTCGGCTTGTGCAATACCAGAGCCTCGTGTTTTTGATGAGTGTGTTAGTCATCCTAGTCCTCTATCGCCTAGCCCAGCAGCCCCAGGCGATCGCCCGCTATGGTGTCCTAGCCGCATTATTCCTGGCTACTGGTCTGCTGGCCCACTATGAAGCGGCTGGAATTCTCTTACCAGCGGGCTATTTACTGGTGCGTATTCAGCGATCGCAGCCTGCAACCAGTTGGCGACAATGGTGCTTACCGCTGCTGGTGTTGCTAGTCCCCCTCCTCGCCTTTTATATCCCGTTTTTAGCCCACCCCCAGTTTGCAGACACCAACGCCTACTTGGGAATGCGGCTGATTGGGGAACAGGTCTTGTACAACCACCTCGTGAGTTTTTTCCAACGGGCGACCATCTACAACACCACTGATTATCTGCTGCTGATGATTGGCTTTGTCTTAGTCACCCTGGCCTATGGAACAGGGCGACTGCATCCGGCCTGGGCGGGGTGGAGTTTGGCAATGGTGGGGTTGGGAATTGGGCTATCGGTTTGGCAACCGAGCCTGTTGACGATCGCCGGGATCGATTTTACCGGCGTGTTATTCCTACTTCCCTGTCTGGCTATCTGGTTGGCACCGGGCGTGCCGCCGCCTGAACGTTTAGTCTGGCTCTGGTTTGGCAGTCTATTTCTTTTAACCTGTTTCCGGGTAGCCCGTCCCCACACCCATGTGTATGTCTTCTTTATTCCCTGGGGATTACTGAGTGGGTTCGGGGTTAGCCTAGTATGGAGTTGGGGGCGGCAGTGGCTGCGGCTGGCGGTGGCACGACGGCTTGGCTTAGTGGCCCTAAGTCTGGCGATCCCCCTTTCCAGTACCTATAGCTACTTGTATTTTATTCACCATCGGGTTGAGATTATTCGGGATTGGGAACAGTATCACCCCACTGGCCTTTTTTGGAAATCCTACCAGGCACCGGATTTACGCAAGCTCTTTGGTTTTCCTTACAATGAAGGCTGGCGCGTGATTCCCCTGTTGTACCAGGATGGCATTGTTCAGGGAAACTACCAGATGAATGAGGTGATCTGGGTTACCTATTGGTATATTCGTCAGGCCCAGTTTTGCGAACAGGATTGTCCTTACTTTTTCCTAGCGGATATTCTGGACAAACGGGATCAAAACGCTGACCTACCAGAAACTTTACGCCAAAGAGGATATCAATTATTTGGCGTGGTGACCGTGAAAAATAATCCCCGGCTACGCATTTATCAACGGGGAATCTCTGCTAATTCGGTACCGATGGTTTTCAGGTTTGAGGACTACGAACGGCGGTTTTATGAAAATTTTACTGATGCCAATTTTCAACTTTATCCACCGATCGTTTCACCCTAG
- the grrA gene encoding GrrA/OscA1 family cyclophane-containing rSAM-modified RiPP — protein MNITTRTSLVGFLLALAALHSPPGKATAAQSISSMPEASPAQSLESRLARLSAVLQEQTAQADLPDLSEEQLLAIGWRNGHNRGWVNGRKGRGWVDGRGNRGWVDTGRIGWSDGRGRNWVNISPWCNGWSDGGGFFNFR, from the coding sequence GTGAACATCACCACCCGTACTAGCCTCGTTGGTTTCTTACTCGCACTTGCAGCCCTACATAGTCCCCCAGGGAAGGCCACAGCCGCTCAATCTATCTCGTCAATGCCAGAGGCGTCACCCGCCCAATCGCTCGAATCTCGGCTAGCCCGTCTTAGTGCCGTGCTACAAGAGCAAACGGCCCAGGCGGATTTACCTGATCTCAGTGAAGAGCAACTGCTGGCGATCGGCTGGCGCAATGGTCATAATCGCGGCTGGGTCAACGGTCGCAAAGGGCGCGGGTGGGTTGATGGGCGCGGCAATCGCGGCTGGGTGGACACGGGTCGGATCGGGTGGTCCGATGGTCGAGGTCGGAATTGGGTCAATATCAGCCCGTGGTGCAATGGCTGGAGTGACGGTGGTGGTTTCTTCAACTTCCGCTAA
- a CDS encoding transporter substrate-binding domain-containing protein — MLAIRIDWKPSLSQASDRLLVKQDSPLGTSASLANRRLGVAPYSLAAAAIRVFQPQATIVPLSSIEAGFTALRNGQVDALAGDTVVLAGLSQRLDPGANKLVPAEPLVRYGVACMVPENNSQFLGLVNLAIASIMQGYLIGQPEVVAQINRWFGPDGIVPIDARILRDFFERQLMVREQVPLE; from the coding sequence TTGCTTGCAATCAGGATTGATTGGAAACCCAGCCTGTCGCAGGCGAGCGATCGGCTGCTGGTCAAACAGGACAGTCCCCTGGGTACCTCTGCTTCTCTGGCCAATCGGCGCCTTGGCGTTGCTCCTTACTCCCTAGCTGCGGCTGCGATCCGGGTGTTTCAGCCCCAGGCGACGATCGTGCCCCTGAGTAGTATCGAGGCCGGGTTTACCGCCCTACGCAATGGTCAAGTCGATGCCCTGGCTGGTGATACCGTGGTCTTAGCGGGTCTCAGTCAGCGGCTGGATCCGGGCGCGAATAAGCTGGTACCCGCCGAGCCACTCGTGCGCTATGGCGTTGCCTGTATGGTGCCGGAAAATAATTCCCAGTTTCTCGGTTTGGTAAATCTGGCGATCGCGAGCATAATGCAGGGGTATTTAATCGGCCAGCCGGAAGTGGTTGCCCAGATTAACCGTTGGTTTGGTCCCGACGGGATTGTGCCGATCGATGCCCGTATCCTCCGGGATTTCTTTGAACGCCAACTGATGGTCCGTGAGCAAGTGCCGCTGGAATAG
- a CDS encoding C15 family peptidase, translating into MANSILLTSFTTWKPEQTSNAADDLLAILVQRGLLSDTYHLLRQIPVDFELAPAQVIAKIQAVQPKMVVCCGMAEDREQLHIETQAISENGILHTTIDCTALIADLQLTVLSQDAGRFVCNHLYYQVLHYLRTFPSPLPPVSAPQTIAPDQAVQSTQGTNFPVPGTRHCIFVHVPVLIPNNQDQIVSDFLTILHRLQSLVTC; encoded by the coding sequence ATGGCCAATTCCATCCTGTTAACCTCCTTCACCACCTGGAAACCAGAACAAACATCGAATGCCGCCGATGACCTTTTAGCGATCCTAGTGCAACGGGGCTTACTCTCGGATACCTATCATCTCCTGCGCCAAATCCCCGTTGATTTTGAGTTGGCACCAGCCCAGGTCATTGCCAAGATTCAGGCCGTGCAACCGAAAATGGTGGTGTGCTGCGGCATGGCTGAAGATCGGGAACAACTACATATTGAAACCCAGGCCATTAGCGAGAACGGCATTTTACACACGACGATCGATTGCACTGCACTGATTGCTGATTTGCAGCTAACGGTCCTCAGTCAGGATGCGGGCCGCTTCGTCTGTAACCACCTTTACTACCAGGTATTGCACTATCTACGCACCTTCCCTTCCCCCCTTCCTCCCGTCAGCGCTCCCCAAACCATTGCCCCAGACCAAGCTGTCCAGTCAACCCAGGGGACCAACTTTCCCGTTCCGGGAACTCGCCATTGTATATTTGTACATGTCCCCGTTTTGATCCCAAACAATCAAGATCAGATAGTGAGTGATTTTTTAACCATTCTGCACCGACTACAGAGTCTCGTCACCTGCTAG
- a CDS encoding DUF3370 domain-containing protein — protein MLSFLFTLTLVQMTPSVTAQAVPPISRTLPSLPVAPQLGPPDAHPQPDITAPAPAVQPVAIVRPVEIRPLPGDLDEVPVFNSNSPEVVGSEGILLSTFPPAGMATPAAHLNFPFEGRFDIFSHHIARAKTPSETRTIVQGILIHNPTDKPVEVRILEAASYLTRPDALFVELPPYLDNRLGNVFAGPGSRVTSDILRGRRRGAWPTALHLAPKSSQLLLNLPIPTGKVTPSSNGRTTLIRLHSNGRVYVANLAMYAPLNPDGTERFPVLEEWENLLVSGSLVQPRDIPPSSPDSNPARFYYGRVAGVSRGSRWVARLTDAPNQDQLSIPQPGRAFSYGLSLLPRGTWGTGQVQSAPMLARYPDTAYQAHGNYGVEYSLTLPLKNTTSQDQIVEVALETPIKDDEPPKSGLRFFEPPESRIFFRGTVRIRYQDENNQRRTQYVHVVQRRGEEGEPLVSLNLPKGEKRLVEVDFLYPPDATPPQVLTVRTVDNSRELLGRRDLPL, from the coding sequence ATGCTGTCATTTCTGTTCACCCTCACGCTTGTCCAGATGACACCTTCCGTAACGGCGCAGGCGGTTCCCCCCATTTCCCGTACGCTCCCCTCGCTGCCCGTTGCTCCTCAACTTGGACCACCGGATGCCCACCCACAACCGGACATTACGGCTCCGGCTCCCGCAGTGCAACCTGTGGCGATCGTACGGCCCGTTGAAATTCGGCCCCTACCTGGCGATCTAGATGAGGTGCCGGTTTTCAATAGCAACAGTCCCGAAGTGGTGGGTAGTGAAGGGATTCTGCTCTCTACGTTCCCGCCAGCGGGCATGGCTACGCCCGCGGCCCACCTGAACTTTCCCTTTGAAGGCCGGTTTGATATTTTCTCCCATCATATTGCCCGTGCGAAGACCCCCAGCGAAACCCGAACCATTGTACAGGGGATTTTGATTCATAACCCGACCGACAAACCCGTTGAGGTGCGGATTCTAGAGGCAGCGAGTTATCTGACTCGGCCCGATGCCCTGTTCGTGGAGTTGCCCCCCTACCTGGATAATCGCTTGGGGAATGTGTTCGCTGGGCCAGGGAGTCGGGTTACGAGTGATATTCTGCGAGGACGGCGGCGGGGCGCATGGCCCACAGCTTTGCATTTGGCCCCCAAGAGCAGTCAACTTTTGCTCAACCTGCCAATTCCGACTGGCAAAGTCACGCCTTCCTCCAATGGTCGGACAACCCTGATTCGGCTACACAGTAATGGGCGAGTCTATGTCGCCAACCTGGCGATGTATGCCCCCCTCAACCCGGATGGGACCGAGCGCTTCCCAGTCTTGGAAGAATGGGAAAACCTCCTGGTCTCGGGTAGCCTCGTCCAACCCAGGGATATTCCACCCTCCTCACCCGATAGCAATCCCGCCCGGTTCTATTATGGCCGGGTGGCAGGGGTTTCGCGGGGGTCACGCTGGGTTGCCCGGTTAACCGATGCGCCGAATCAAGATCAGTTGAGCATTCCTCAACCGGGGCGGGCCTTTTCCTATGGTCTGAGTTTGCTGCCACGGGGCACATGGGGGACGGGCCAGGTCCAGAGTGCGCCGATGCTCGCCCGTTATCCCGACACGGCTTACCAGGCCCACGGTAACTACGGGGTAGAATATTCCCTAACCTTGCCCTTAAAGAATACGACCAGTCAGGATCAGATTGTCGAAGTGGCCCTGGAGACGCCAATTAAGGATGATGAGCCACCCAAATCTGGCCTGCGATTTTTTGAACCGCCGGAGTCGCGGATCTTCTTCCGGGGAACGGTGCGGATTCGCTATCAGGATGAAAACAATCAGCGACGAACCCAGTATGTGCACGTGGTGCAGCGGCGCGGGGAAGAGGGTGAACCCCTGGTGTCGCTAAATTTGCCTAAGGGTGAGAAGCGCCTGGTGGAGGTGGATTTTCTCTATCCACCGGATGCTACCCCACCCCAGGTATTAACGGTGAGGACGGTGGACAATTCACGGGAGCTGTTGGGGCGCCGCGATCTGCCGCTCTAA
- a CDS encoding transporter substrate-binding domain-containing protein has protein sequence MPSVSRSWFLRQCLFGVGSGLLLANCRWTGRQVRSKPSDPSDPTAAQLTIATDPVFPPFEWRTPAGDLLGFDIDLMRLIGETAGVSIRFRTLPLDRMVPALNLGVADAAISAILITTEALEQVTFSRPYFRTGLAIAHRSQDAALTTPASLKGKRIAVQRNSWAASWVESLPDSRIYLSNSVELALAYLLKAEVDGVIHEAPTLQFFIHQQRLTGITIVRPWLTEGFYGIAVPKAAPTVAILNQALATLIENGAYRNLYRQWFQELAPDLPEVVPRDSPGETHHKHPIAAA, from the coding sequence ATGCCCAGTGTGTCGCGATCGTGGTTTTTACGCCAATGCCTGTTTGGGGTTGGCAGCGGCTTGCTGTTGGCGAATTGTCGGTGGACGGGCCGTCAGGTCAGATCTAAGCCATCTGATCCCTCTGATCCAACAGCGGCACAGTTGACGATCGCCACTGATCCCGTCTTTCCGCCCTTTGAGTGGCGCACGCCAGCCGGGGATTTGCTGGGATTTGACATTGACTTGATGCGGTTGATTGGCGAAACTGCGGGGGTGAGTATTCGCTTTCGGACTCTGCCCCTCGATCGCATGGTCCCAGCCCTCAACCTAGGGGTAGCGGATGCGGCAATCAGTGCCATTTTGATTACCACTGAGGCTCTAGAGCAGGTGACCTTTTCGCGGCCCTACTTTCGGACGGGGCTGGCGATCGCCCATCGCAGCCAGGATGCAGCGTTGACGACGCCGGCGAGTCTCAAGGGCAAACGTATTGCCGTCCAACGCAATAGCTGGGCAGCCAGTTGGGTTGAATCTTTACCCGACAGTCGTATTTATCTATCTAATAGTGTGGAGTTAGCCTTGGCTTACCTACTTAAAGCCGAAGTCGATGGGGTGATTCACGAGGCCCCCACACTTCAGTTCTTCATCCACCAACAAAGGCTAACTGGGATTACGATCGTGCGCCCGTGGCTGACGGAAGGTTTTTACGGCATTGCGGTTCCGAAGGCAGCGCCAACGGTAGCAATCCTCAACCAAGCTCTGGCTACCTTGATAGAGAATGGGGCCTATCGTAATCTATATCGTCAATGGTTTCAGGAACTAGCCCCCGATCTACCAGAGGTAGTGCCCCGGGATTCTCCAGGGGAGACGCACCACAAACATCCGATTGCGGCAGCTTGA
- a CDS encoding GAF domain-containing protein produces the protein MNVPWSPATYGNHAGKALDGAEPLVHGTADISQRQSCVPRLIQDSPNPPLTSSPATPTLPEGGVSPLYFLISTEGRILSADVQSAQQFGYEAASLIGRAITTLFYPPDRVALTQALFALDPQTLPTILGNFSLTCRKGDHYLTQVTAHSLQTSHEQSTLLLSCQPLPPATTAPVIAPVVSASPAALAVQHQVQNDLEFLRSIYNAVEASIFVVDVLPTGEFRYAAMNPTRERQLGASAEMLIGKTPEQVFSIAEAALVRQRYLECVRSGQTLSYEECLLLRGQPTWLITTLTPLRNDQGQVYRLLGTSTNITAQRQAAEALRNQADREKLTGAISRRIRQSLDLTTILNRTVMEVRQFLHTDRVLVYRFLPDWSGVMAVESVAEPWQAVLGSTLRDPCFAAEYIERYRQGRIQVVDDIYAAGLHPCHIDLLATFQVRANLVVPIVSEQHLWGLLVAQHCQGPRNWQEPEVSLLQQLATQVGIAVQQAELYQRVQQLNSHLESQVQERTQKLQQALNFEASVRRITEKLRDSLDESHILETATQELAQTLKVQHCKIELYNDDHTLATIAYEYTLHPDRSAGTRRVGDFPELYEQLLQRQPLQFVEWSPPMPVEEGGTPLPTGDRQNHLACPIFDDQGVLGNLWLARPCDQPFEALEVGLVQQIANECAIAIRQAWLYQASQAQVRELEKLNRLKDEFLKTISHELRTPIASINLATQTLDSILQQGNLSKHQATVKRLLQVLQDECQRESRLINDLLTLTYLDAGTEPLTIDEIDLGTWVLHIVESFNDSIRSHELTLTVDIPPDLPPLHSDATDLERIVSELLNNACKYTPKGGAITVSAHLTSQAAIAIQVSNSGVEIAAAEQSRIFEKFYRIPTNDPWKYGGTGLGLALVKKLVARLGGDIQVTSAENQTTFTLLLPQCLLPNNEGTI, from the coding sequence CAGACATCTCCCAGCGGCAATCCTGTGTACCTCGGTTGATTCAAGATTCCCCTAACCCCCCGTTGACGTCCTCGCCTGCTACCCCTACCCTCCCTGAGGGTGGCGTCTCACCTCTGTACTTCCTCATCAGTACGGAGGGGCGGATTCTCTCAGCCGATGTTCAGAGTGCTCAACAGTTTGGCTATGAGGCTGCCAGTTTAATTGGCCGAGCGATTACCACGTTGTTCTATCCTCCCGATCGGGTTGCCCTCACCCAGGCCTTGTTTGCCCTTGATCCCCAGACCCTACCCACTATCTTGGGGAACTTTTCCTTGACGTGCCGCAAGGGTGATCATTACCTGACCCAGGTTACTGCCCATTCCCTGCAAACCAGCCATGAGCAGTCCACCCTCCTGCTGAGTTGTCAACCCCTCCCCCCCGCAACAACTGCCCCCGTGATTGCGCCGGTGGTGAGTGCCTCCCCGGCGGCGTTAGCGGTGCAACATCAGGTGCAAAATGATCTGGAATTCTTGCGCAGTATTTACAATGCGGTTGAGGCTTCGATCTTTGTGGTAGATGTTTTGCCCACAGGGGAGTTCCGTTATGCGGCCATGAACCCCACCCGTGAGCGTCAACTGGGGGCGAGTGCCGAGATGTTGATTGGCAAAACACCGGAACAGGTGTTTTCGATCGCGGAAGCGGCCCTAGTGCGTCAGCGTTACCTCGAATGTGTGCGATCGGGGCAAACCTTGTCCTACGAAGAATGCCTGTTGCTGCGGGGTCAGCCCACTTGGCTGATTACCACTCTAACGCCGCTGCGGAATGATCAGGGCCAAGTCTACCGTCTGCTGGGTACAAGTACCAATATCACGGCGCAACGCCAAGCTGCCGAAGCCCTTCGCAACCAGGCCGATCGGGAGAAGTTAACGGGGGCCATTTCTCGGCGTATTCGGCAGTCCCTAGATCTCACCACGATCTTGAACCGCACGGTGATGGAGGTGCGACAGTTTTTGCACACCGATCGCGTCCTGGTGTACCGCTTTCTCCCAGACTGGAGTGGGGTGATGGCGGTGGAATCCGTTGCGGAGCCGTGGCAGGCGGTGTTGGGATCAACACTCCGTGATCCCTGTTTTGCCGCAGAATACATTGAACGCTATCGCCAGGGCCGCATTCAGGTAGTGGATGATATCTATGCAGCAGGTCTGCATCCCTGTCACATTGACCTGTTGGCAACCTTTCAGGTACGCGCGAATTTAGTGGTGCCGATCGTCTCGGAGCAACACCTGTGGGGCCTCTTGGTCGCCCAACATTGTCAAGGGCCGCGAAACTGGCAGGAGCCGGAGGTATCGCTACTACAGCAATTAGCTACCCAGGTCGGGATTGCTGTCCAACAGGCGGAACTCTATCAACGGGTGCAGCAACTGAACAGCCATCTGGAATCCCAAGTGCAGGAACGAACGCAGAAATTGCAACAGGCCTTGAACTTTGAAGCGTCGGTGCGTCGCATTACCGAAAAGCTGCGCGACAGCCTCGATGAAAGTCATATCTTAGAAACGGCTACCCAGGAGTTGGCCCAAACCCTCAAGGTGCAGCACTGTAAGATTGAGCTTTATAACGATGACCATACCCTGGCCACAATTGCCTATGAATACACCCTGCATCCTGATCGATCCGCCGGCACCCGCCGGGTCGGGGATTTCCCGGAACTTTATGAACAACTGCTCCAACGTCAACCCCTTCAGTTTGTCGAATGGTCACCACCAATGCCAGTAGAGGAGGGAGGAACTCCCTTGCCAACGGGCGATCGCCAGAATCATCTGGCCTGTCCGATTTTTGACGATCAGGGCGTTTTGGGTAATCTCTGGCTAGCCCGCCCCTGTGATCAGCCCTTTGAAGCCTTGGAGGTAGGCTTGGTCCAACAAATTGCCAACGAATGTGCGATTGCCATCCGTCAGGCATGGTTATATCAAGCGTCCCAAGCCCAGGTGCGGGAACTAGAAAAATTGAATCGCCTCAAGGATGAATTCCTCAAAACCATCTCCCATGAGTTACGGACACCGATCGCCAGCATTAACCTGGCCACGCAAACTCTTGACAGTATTTTGCAGCAGGGTAACCTTAGCAAACATCAAGCTACCGTTAAACGCCTCCTGCAAGTGCTTCAGGATGAATGCCAGCGCGAAAGCCGGTTGATTAATGACCTGTTGACATTAACCTATCTAGATGCAGGCACTGAGCCGCTGACGATTGACGAAATTGATTTAGGCACCTGGGTGCTGCATATTGTTGAATCCTTTAATGATTCGATCCGTAGTCATGAACTGACCCTGACAGTCGATATTCCGCCAGACTTGCCACCTTTACACTCAGATGCAACCGATCTGGAGCGAATTGTCAGTGAGTTGTTAAATAATGCCTGTAAATATACCCCCAAAGGGGGAGCGATTACCGTCTCCGCCCATTTAACGTCCCAAGCCGCGATCGCGATTCAGGTGAGTAATTCTGGGGTTGAAATTGCGGCTGCCGAGCAATCCCGAATTTTTGAGAAGTTTTATCGCATCCCCACCAATGATCCGTGGAAATATGGGGGGACGGGCCTGGGTTTAGCCCTAGTGAAAAAGCTGGTAGCCCGACTGGGTGGTGATATCCAAGTTACCAGTGCCGAGAATCAAACCACTTTTACTCTACTGTTACCTCAATGCCTCCTGCCCAATAATGAGGGTACAATCTGA